The following coding sequences lie in one Musa acuminata AAA Group cultivar baxijiao chromosome BXJ3-1, Cavendish_Baxijiao_AAA, whole genome shotgun sequence genomic window:
- the LOC103979990 gene encoding probable ascorbate-specific transmembrane electron transporter 1 isoform X1, producing MGGLVRSKSKAFMYIAHLLAAMAAVMVLVWSIHFRGGLAFESANKSLIFNVHPVLMLIGFIIMGGEATMSYRTLPWSKRVKKTIHLILHAIALVLGVFGIYFAFKFHNESGIDNLYSLHSWMGLGTICLYGIQWIFGFVTFLYPGASVFLRTAYLAWHVLFGVFVYLLAIATAELGFLEKLTFLETSGILHSAENRQSVDHRSEQSRESVLFPLTQHRERERERDQWSVDQQLNRSRSCSGVQ from the exons ATGGGAGGGCTGGTGAGGTCGAAATCGAAGGCTTTCATGTACATAGCGCACCTACTGGCGGCGATGGCGGCCGTGATGGTTCTGGTGTGGTCCATCCACTTTCGTGGTGGCTTGGCCTTTGAGTCTGCCAACAAATCGCTCATCTTTAAC GTGCATCCGGTCCTCATGTTGATCGGCTTCATCATCATGGGCGGTGAAG CTACGATGAGCTACAGAACTCTTCCTTGGAGCAAACGAGTAAAGAAGACTATCCATTTGATCCTTCACGCAATTGCCCTTGTGCTTGGCGTCTTTGGAATCTATTTTGCCTTCAAGTTCCACAACGAAAGTGGAATCGATAACCTCTACAGCTTGCACTCCTGGATGGGGCTCGGGACGATCTGCCTCTATGGCATTCAG TGGATTTTCGGGTTCGTCACCTTCCTCTATCCTGGAGCTTCAGTGTTCCTTAGAACAGCGTATCTTGCATGGCATGTACTGTTTGGCGTCTTCGTCTACCTACTGGCGATTGCAACTGCCGAGTTGGGGTTTCTGGAGAAGCTCACCTTCCTTGAGACCTCAGGAATATTACACAG TGCAGAAAACAGGCAAAGTGTTGACCACAGATCAGAGCAGAGCAGGGAAAGTGTCCTCTTTCCACTGAcacaacacagagagagagagagagagagagatcaatggTCGGTGGATCAGCAGCTGAATAGGAGCAGAAGCTGCTCTGGAGTCCAATAA
- the LOC103979990 gene encoding probable ascorbate-specific transmembrane electron transporter 1 isoform X4 translates to MGGLVRSKSKAFMYIAHLLAAMAAVMVLVWSIHFRGGLAFESANKSLIFNVHPVLMLIGFIIMGGEATMSYRTLPWSKRVKKTIHLILHAIALVLGVFGIYFAFKFHNESGIDNLYSLHSWMGLGTICLYGIQWIFGFVTFLYPGASVFLRTAYLAWHVLFGVFVYLLAIATAELGFLEKLTFLETSGILHRIAIWTLFSISIIKQCVVEQTWMINLLL, encoded by the exons ATGGGAGGGCTGGTGAGGTCGAAATCGAAGGCTTTCATGTACATAGCGCACCTACTGGCGGCGATGGCGGCCGTGATGGTTCTGGTGTGGTCCATCCACTTTCGTGGTGGCTTGGCCTTTGAGTCTGCCAACAAATCGCTCATCTTTAAC GTGCATCCGGTCCTCATGTTGATCGGCTTCATCATCATGGGCGGTGAAG CTACGATGAGCTACAGAACTCTTCCTTGGAGCAAACGAGTAAAGAAGACTATCCATTTGATCCTTCACGCAATTGCCCTTGTGCTTGGCGTCTTTGGAATCTATTTTGCCTTCAAGTTCCACAACGAAAGTGGAATCGATAACCTCTACAGCTTGCACTCCTGGATGGGGCTCGGGACGATCTGCCTCTATGGCATTCAG TGGATTTTCGGGTTCGTCACCTTCCTCTATCCTGGAGCTTCAGTGTTCCTTAGAACAGCGTATCTTGCATGGCATGTACTGTTTGGCGTCTTCGTCTACCTACTGGCGATTGCAACTGCCGAGTTGGGGTTTCTGGAGAAGCTCACCTTCCTTGAGACCTCAGGAATATTACACAG GATTGCGATCTGGACTTTGTTCAGTATATCTATCATCAAGCAGTGTGTTGTTGAACAGACATGGATGATAAATCTATTGCTGTAG
- the LOC103979990 gene encoding probable ascorbate-specific transmembrane electron transporter 1 isoform X5 — translation MGGLVRSKSKAFMYIAHLLAAMAAVMVLVWSIHFRGGLAFESANKSLIFNVHPVLMLIGFIIMGGEATMSYRTLPWSKRVKKTIHLILHAIALVLGVFGIYFAFKFHNESGIDNLYSLHSWMGLGTICLYGIQWIFGFVTFLYPGASVFLRTAYLAWHVLFGVFVYLLAIATAELGFLEKLTFLETSGILHRFQLSIVCSIARNRIIFVV, via the exons ATGGGAGGGCTGGTGAGGTCGAAATCGAAGGCTTTCATGTACATAGCGCACCTACTGGCGGCGATGGCGGCCGTGATGGTTCTGGTGTGGTCCATCCACTTTCGTGGTGGCTTGGCCTTTGAGTCTGCCAACAAATCGCTCATCTTTAAC GTGCATCCGGTCCTCATGTTGATCGGCTTCATCATCATGGGCGGTGAAG CTACGATGAGCTACAGAACTCTTCCTTGGAGCAAACGAGTAAAGAAGACTATCCATTTGATCCTTCACGCAATTGCCCTTGTGCTTGGCGTCTTTGGAATCTATTTTGCCTTCAAGTTCCACAACGAAAGTGGAATCGATAACCTCTACAGCTTGCACTCCTGGATGGGGCTCGGGACGATCTGCCTCTATGGCATTCAG TGGATTTTCGGGTTCGTCACCTTCCTCTATCCTGGAGCTTCAGTGTTCCTTAGAACAGCGTATCTTGCATGGCATGTACTGTTTGGCGTCTTCGTCTACCTACTGGCGATTGCAACTGCCGAGTTGGGGTTTCTGGAGAAGCTCACCTTCCTTGAGACCTCAGGAATATTACACAG GTTTCAGCTTTCTATTGTCTGTAGCATAGCGAGGAACAGAATAATATTTGTTGTATAA
- the LOC103979990 gene encoding probable ascorbate-specific transmembrane electron transporter 1 isoform X3, with product MGGLVRSKSKAFMYIAHLLAAMAAVMVLVWSIHFRGGLAFESANKSLIFNVHPVLMLIGFIIMGGEATMSYRTLPWSKRVKKTIHLILHAIALVLGVFGIYFAFKFHNESGIDNLYSLHSWMGLGTICLYGIQWIFGFVTFLYPGASVFLRTAYLAWHVLFGVFVYLLAIATAELGFLEKLTFLETSGILHRYSPEAFLVNSTALVVILLGASVVLSLIVPYIDYSNIYTVD from the exons ATGGGAGGGCTGGTGAGGTCGAAATCGAAGGCTTTCATGTACATAGCGCACCTACTGGCGGCGATGGCGGCCGTGATGGTTCTGGTGTGGTCCATCCACTTTCGTGGTGGCTTGGCCTTTGAGTCTGCCAACAAATCGCTCATCTTTAAC GTGCATCCGGTCCTCATGTTGATCGGCTTCATCATCATGGGCGGTGAAG CTACGATGAGCTACAGAACTCTTCCTTGGAGCAAACGAGTAAAGAAGACTATCCATTTGATCCTTCACGCAATTGCCCTTGTGCTTGGCGTCTTTGGAATCTATTTTGCCTTCAAGTTCCACAACGAAAGTGGAATCGATAACCTCTACAGCTTGCACTCCTGGATGGGGCTCGGGACGATCTGCCTCTATGGCATTCAG TGGATTTTCGGGTTCGTCACCTTCCTCTATCCTGGAGCTTCAGTGTTCCTTAGAACAGCGTATCTTGCATGGCATGTACTGTTTGGCGTCTTCGTCTACCTACTGGCGATTGCAACTGCCGAGTTGGGGTTTCTGGAGAAGCTCACCTTCCTTGAGACCTCAGGAATATTACACAGGTACAGTCCGGAAGCTTTCTTGGTCAACTCGACTGCCTTGGTTGTGATTCTGCTAGGAGCCTCTGTGGTGCTCTCTCTCATCGTTCCATACATAGATTACTCCAATATATACACCGTAGACTGA
- the LOC103979990 gene encoding probable ascorbate-specific transmembrane electron transporter 1 isoform X2, producing MGGLVRSKSKAFMYIAHLLAAMAAVMVLVWSIHFRGGLAFESANKSLIFNVHPVLMLIGFIIMGGEGRAAKILRNHQKLTGIHVFIFDYVTATMSYRTLPWSKRVKKTIHLILHAIALVLGVFGIYFAFKFHNESGIDNLYSLHSWMGLGTICLYGIQWIFGFVTFLYPGASVFLRTAYLAWHVLFGVFVYLLAIATAELGFLEKLTFLETSGILHRYSPEAFLVNSTALVVILLGASVVLSLIVPYIDYSNIYTVD from the exons ATGGGAGGGCTGGTGAGGTCGAAATCGAAGGCTTTCATGTACATAGCGCACCTACTGGCGGCGATGGCGGCCGTGATGGTTCTGGTGTGGTCCATCCACTTTCGTGGTGGCTTGGCCTTTGAGTCTGCCAACAAATCGCTCATCTTTAAC GTGCATCCGGTCCTCATGTTGATCGGCTTCATCATCATGGGCGGTGAAGGTAGAGCAGCTAAAATTCTTCGAAATCACCAGAAATTAACTGGAATTCATGTCTTTATATTTGATTATGTTACAGCTACGATGAGCTACAGAACTCTTCCTTGGAGCAAACGAGTAAAGAAGACTATCCATTTGATCCTTCACGCAATTGCCCTTGTGCTTGGCGTCTTTGGAATCTATTTTGCCTTCAAGTTCCACAACGAAAGTGGAATCGATAACCTCTACAGCTTGCACTCCTGGATGGGGCTCGGGACGATCTGCCTCTATGGCATTCAG TGGATTTTCGGGTTCGTCACCTTCCTCTATCCTGGAGCTTCAGTGTTCCTTAGAACAGCGTATCTTGCATGGCATGTACTGTTTGGCGTCTTCGTCTACCTACTGGCGATTGCAACTGCCGAGTTGGGGTTTCTGGAGAAGCTCACCTTCCTTGAGACCTCAGGAATATTACACAGGTACAGTCCGGAAGCTTTCTTGGTCAACTCGACTGCCTTGGTTGTGATTCTGCTAGGAGCCTCTGTGGTGCTCTCTCTCATCGTTCCATACATAGATTACTCCAATATATACACCGTAGACTGA
- the LOC103979990 gene encoding probable ascorbate-specific transmembrane electron transporter 1 isoform X6 has product MGGLVRSKSKAFMYIAHLLAAMAAVMVLVWSIHFRGGLAFESANKSLIFNVHPVLMLIGFIIMGGEATMSYRTLPWSKRVKKTIHLILHAIALVLGVFGIYFAFKFHNESGIDNLYSLHSWMGLGTICLYGIQWIFGFVTFLYPGASVFLRTAYLAWHVLFGVFVYLLAIATAELGFLEKLTFLETSGILHRKQAKC; this is encoded by the exons ATGGGAGGGCTGGTGAGGTCGAAATCGAAGGCTTTCATGTACATAGCGCACCTACTGGCGGCGATGGCGGCCGTGATGGTTCTGGTGTGGTCCATCCACTTTCGTGGTGGCTTGGCCTTTGAGTCTGCCAACAAATCGCTCATCTTTAAC GTGCATCCGGTCCTCATGTTGATCGGCTTCATCATCATGGGCGGTGAAG CTACGATGAGCTACAGAACTCTTCCTTGGAGCAAACGAGTAAAGAAGACTATCCATTTGATCCTTCACGCAATTGCCCTTGTGCTTGGCGTCTTTGGAATCTATTTTGCCTTCAAGTTCCACAACGAAAGTGGAATCGATAACCTCTACAGCTTGCACTCCTGGATGGGGCTCGGGACGATCTGCCTCTATGGCATTCAG TGGATTTTCGGGTTCGTCACCTTCCTCTATCCTGGAGCTTCAGTGTTCCTTAGAACAGCGTATCTTGCATGGCATGTACTGTTTGGCGTCTTCGTCTACCTACTGGCGATTGCAACTGCCGAGTTGGGGTTTCTGGAGAAGCTCACCTTCCTTGAGACCTCAGGAATATTACACAG AAAACAGGCAAAGTGTTGA